In Synechococcus sp. CB0101, a genomic segment contains:
- a CDS encoding glutathione S-transferase family protein, producing the protein MEPLSWEQLEQRLAPIRESELQRQRVEGPTNAQARLRLFGRPESEVRVTLYRDHHAWCPYCQKVWLWLEEKRIPYRIRKVTMFCYGEKERWFKQLVPSGMLPALELDGHLITESDLILQALEESFGPLGEEGLQNPDVFALRQLERRLFRAWCQWLCYCEGEGPHTAPAEQHFIRMAGLVEEALQATAGPFFRPQFGTADVIFVPYLERMNASLAYYKGYGLRSQHPAIDRWFAALEQRSTYLGTQSDIHTHAHDLPPQMGCCLASGGAEQQRVARLIDQGPWTAADPAVVETRQPAPADAAHEALGRMLRHRHRLLEVNPEGLRRGAAAGQALEQALRCALTNLLRQPADAAVAPPAGTAAGLRYWRDRISVPRDMSLHAARLMRTALESTAALAGNQQGPELPRQHRRDQNPKPFVQAA; encoded by the coding sequence ATGGAACCACTCAGCTGGGAACAACTCGAGCAACGGTTGGCTCCGATCCGTGAATCGGAGCTGCAGCGCCAGCGGGTGGAGGGGCCCACGAATGCCCAAGCGCGCCTGCGTTTGTTTGGCCGGCCGGAATCGGAGGTGCGCGTCACCCTGTATCGCGATCACCACGCCTGGTGCCCCTATTGCCAGAAGGTGTGGCTGTGGCTGGAAGAGAAGCGGATCCCCTATCGGATCCGCAAGGTCACGATGTTCTGCTACGGCGAGAAGGAGCGCTGGTTTAAGCAGCTGGTGCCCTCGGGGATGCTGCCGGCCCTGGAGCTCGATGGCCATCTGATCACCGAGAGCGATCTGATCCTTCAGGCCCTGGAGGAGAGCTTCGGGCCATTGGGCGAGGAGGGGCTGCAGAACCCGGATGTGTTTGCGCTGCGGCAGCTGGAGCGGCGGCTGTTTCGCGCCTGGTGCCAATGGCTTTGCTACTGCGAGGGCGAAGGCCCCCACACGGCCCCGGCGGAGCAGCATTTCATCCGCATGGCCGGCCTGGTGGAAGAAGCCCTGCAGGCCACGGCTGGGCCCTTTTTTCGCCCTCAGTTCGGCACGGCTGATGTGATCTTTGTGCCCTACCTCGAGCGAATGAATGCCTCGCTCGCTTACTACAAGGGCTATGGCCTGCGGAGCCAACACCCAGCGATTGATCGTTGGTTTGCGGCGCTCGAGCAGCGCTCCACCTACCTCGGCACCCAGAGCGACATCCACACCCACGCCCACGACCTGCCGCCCCAGATGGGGTGTTGCCTGGCCAGCGGTGGGGCCGAGCAGCAGCGCGTGGCGCGGCTGATTGATCAGGGCCCCTGGACGGCGGCGGATCCAGCGGTGGTGGAAACAAGGCAGCCCGCACCAGCCGATGCGGCCCATGAAGCCTTAGGCCGGATGCTGCGCCACCGCCACCGGTTGTTGGAGGTGAATCCCGAGGGTCTGCGCCGCGGGGCTGCTGCCGGCCAGGCCCTGGAGCAGGCCCTGCGCTGTGCCCTCACCAACCTGCTGCGACAACCAGCCGATGCAGCTGTGGCTCCTCCAGCGGGCACGGCGGCAGGTCTGCGCTACTGGCGCGACCGCATCAGTGTGCCGCGCGACATGAGCTTGCACGCGGCCCGGCTGATGCGCACCGCCCTGGAGAGCACCGCTGCTTTGGCTGGCAACCAACAGGGGCCGGAACTGCCGCGGCAGCACCGCCGCGATCAGAACCCCAAGCCGTTTGTGCAGGCCGCTTGA
- a CDS encoding helix-turn-helix domain-containing protein: MSPRSLLIAASTPDAGVMAELAAYVSEHYASPLKMADLASHCHVSVRTLQNLCHAHCGEAPLKALRRFRLQKLHAQLLARPWTPLRQHYLNCGLTGSLADRDLFLEMYGCTVREHQDGCRYKSSTAAAASALPQSA, encoded by the coding sequence GTGTCGCCTCGTTCCTTGCTCATCGCCGCTTCCACGCCCGATGCGGGAGTTATGGCGGAGCTGGCTGCCTACGTGTCTGAGCATTACGCCAGCCCGCTGAAGATGGCGGATCTGGCTAGCCACTGCCATGTGAGTGTGCGCACGCTCCAGAACCTCTGCCATGCCCACTGCGGTGAAGCGCCCTTGAAGGCCCTGCGCCGCTTCCGCCTGCAGAAACTGCACGCCCAATTGCTCGCGCGCCCCTGGACGCCCCTGCGCCAGCACTACCTCAACTGCGGCCTCACGGGCTCCCTGGCCGATCGCGATCTCTTCCTCGAGATGTATGGCTGCACCGTGCGTGAGCATCAAGATGGCTGCCGCTACAAAAGCTCCACCGCCGCTGCCGCTAGCGCGCTCCCGCAGAGCGCCTAA
- a CDS encoding shikimate dehydrogenase yields MIPPQKQMTGMLGHPVAENPIDRMFDAVYSHYGLHWQFWKNDIASEHDLALAIAALAPLGYRGVGITVPYKVAVIPMLDAVDDDVRAIGAANYITIEQGRLIGHNNDGKGVVKAIEKVAPLKGKRVVMLGAGGAGRAMAVEMAWAGAAQLTLVTRREAQGREVAELVQRASGVPCHWQLWQAPLQVPAGTDLLMNATHLGCAPELEPIPVDWASVDPGCIAVDVITNPRITPFLAAARQHGCPVVDGVEMLVQLAMQIFERWTGVSPEEAVFQKAVAEALGE; encoded by the coding sequence TTGATCCCACCCCAGAAACAGATGACCGGCATGCTCGGCCATCCGGTGGCTGAAAACCCGATCGATCGGATGTTCGATGCGGTGTACAGCCACTACGGCCTGCACTGGCAGTTCTGGAAGAACGACATCGCCTCCGAGCACGACCTTGCGCTCGCCATCGCCGCGCTGGCCCCGCTCGGCTACCGCGGCGTGGGGATCACGGTGCCCTACAAGGTGGCCGTGATCCCGATGCTCGATGCCGTCGACGACGATGTGCGCGCCATCGGGGCCGCCAACTACATCACGATCGAGCAGGGGCGCTTGATCGGCCACAACAACGATGGCAAGGGTGTGGTGAAGGCGATCGAGAAGGTCGCACCTCTCAAAGGAAAACGCGTGGTGATGCTCGGCGCTGGAGGAGCCGGCCGTGCCATGGCCGTGGAGATGGCCTGGGCCGGCGCTGCCCAGCTCACGCTCGTCACCCGCCGCGAAGCTCAGGGCCGCGAGGTGGCCGAGCTGGTGCAGCGGGCCAGCGGCGTGCCCTGCCATTGGCAGCTCTGGCAGGCGCCACTGCAGGTGCCCGCCGGCACGGATCTGTTAATGAACGCCACCCACCTGGGCTGCGCTCCCGAACTTGAACCAATCCCCGTGGACTGGGCCAGCGTGGATCCGGGCTGCATCGCCGTGGATGTGATCACCAACCCACGCATCACACCCTTCCTGGCAGCGGCGCGCCAGCACGGCTGCCCCGTGGTGGACGGCGTGGAGATGCTGGTGCAGCTGGCGATGCAGATCTTTGAGCGCTGGACCGGCGTGAGCCCCGAGGAAGCAGTGTTCCAAAAGGCCGTGGCCGAGGCCCTCGGCGAATGA
- a CDS encoding DUF2808 domain-containing protein encodes MVTPWIVPAVVALQVVAAPVQALELDGQTWFTRPPWKVTFTNYYAYVGQTAATYYFTVTLPEQSGAGLGGLVIQQTRGVDRSFQFAPERTRAFVGLPRREGAAIPVQAAFNPQERRITVQFPQPPQPGQTITVALKPWNNPFQADTYMFGVQALPAGPNPVAASLGFATMQIYDGVRF; translated from the coding sequence ATGGTCACCCCCTGGATCGTGCCTGCGGTGGTGGCGCTGCAGGTGGTGGCTGCGCCGGTTCAGGCCCTTGAGCTCGATGGTCAGACCTGGTTCACCCGCCCGCCCTGGAAGGTGACCTTCACCAACTACTACGCCTATGTGGGGCAGACCGCTGCCACCTACTACTTCACCGTGACCCTGCCGGAGCAGTCCGGCGCCGGCCTGGGTGGTTTGGTGATTCAGCAGACCCGCGGGGTGGACCGCAGTTTCCAGTTCGCACCGGAGCGCACCCGGGCCTTTGTGGGCCTGCCGCGCCGCGAGGGTGCCGCCATTCCTGTGCAGGCAGCGTTTAATCCTCAGGAGCGCCGCATCACGGTGCAATTCCCGCAGCCGCCGCAGCCAGGTCAGACGATCACGGTGGCGCTCAAGCCCTGGAATAACCCCTTCCAGGCGGACACCTACATGTTTGGGGTTCAGGCGCTACCGGCTGGCCCCAATCCGGTGGCGGCTTCGCTGGGGTTTGCCACGATGCAGATCTATGACGGCGTCAGGTTCTAA